Proteins encoded by one window of Vidua chalybeata isolate OUT-0048 chromosome 10, bVidCha1 merged haplotype, whole genome shotgun sequence:
- the SENP2 gene encoding sentrin-specific protease 2 isoform X2 produces the protein MPSSRNHRREPSAARVLSPVEGPEEIPAKRPKTECVSGATKEPEDSVAAKLPPKATRRSQETEERDDFSFSESEDEVVYISSDSLFVASGEDEDTTEPDKMPCDTNPCLTEETPSSLCKRVPYLSLSRDNHIRAAPESPVTPRPPIKEPGPNSPGVSGTRRPLCAAEEDVQQAENKKYKELLSLFKEKYSGRLTSPRSARLNKVQTKEPGMTGSPLKEQKPRGASPPVPERTSVKHGDAFSPQLPQRGVMISYYTPPEDSRGQGKREKRAASVGQRDAEVPQRKLFQFHVTPVLSKDLFFVDSEPLPCPEKPGDDLAPLTEAMESEISAAFDSGEPEDILSRAFKLTVTREDICTLQPLGWLNDRIMNFYMGLLVERSKKEGYPAVYAFNTFFYSKLSSTSHKGVKKWTKGVDIFEHDVILVPIHLRIHWTLLVVDLREKTIKYFDSLGQKGDHICKTVLKYLEEESREKRNIELTASEWTLHSMGTEEIPQQNNGNDCGVFVCKFADFISRDKPIIFTPEHMPYFRRKMVWEIIHQQLLGDMHC, from the exons ATGCCGAGCAGCAGAAATCACCGACGTGAGCCCAGCGCGGCTCG TGTTCTGTCACCTGTGGAAGGTCCTGAGGAGATCCCTGCAAAAAGGCCGAAAACAG AATGTGTCTCTGGGGCTACCAAGGAGCCTGAAGATTCTGTGGCTGCCAAGTTGCCACCTAAGGCAACAAGAAGAAGCCAGGAGACTGAAGAGAGAGATGACTTCTCCTTCTCTGAGTCTGAAGATGAG gTTGTGTACATTTCTTCTGACTCTTTATTTGTAGCATCTGGAGAGGATGAGGACACGACAGAACCTG ACAAAATGCCTTGTGACACCAACCCGTGCTTGACTGAGGAAACACCATCCTCTCTTTGCAAAAGAGTTCCATATCTGAG CCTGAGCAGGGATAACCACATCCGAGCTGCTCCGGAGAGCCCTGTCACACCCAGGCCCCCCATTAAGGAGCCAGGTCCCAACTCTCCAGGAGTCAGTGGCACCAGGAGGCCTTTGTGTGCTGCTGAAGAG GATGTTcagcaagcagaaaataagaaatacaaaGAGCTCTTGAGTCtgttcaaggaaaaatattctggaagACTTACTTCTCCACGGTCAGCAAGACTCAACAA AGTACAAACCAAGGAACCAGGGATGACTGGGAGTCCcctgaaagaacaaaaacccAGAGGTGCCTCTCCACCTGTGCCAGAAAGGACCA gTGTCAAACATGGGGATGCTTTCAGCCCCCAGCTGCCTCAGAGAGGTGTCATGATCAG CTACTACACACCACCAGAAGACTCTCGTGGACAGGGAAAACGAGAGAAACGAGCTGCTTCAGTG GGCCAGCGTGACGCCGAAGTCCCCCAGAGAAAGTTATTCCAGTTCCATGTGACACCTGTCCTGTCCAAAGACCTCTTTTTTGTGGACAGTGAGCCACTGCCATGCCCAGAAAAGCCAGGAGATGATCTGGCTCCACTGACAGAG GCCATGGAGAGTGAGATCTCTGCTGCCTTTGACAGTGGTGAGCCCGAGGACATCCTGAGCAGGGCCTTCAAGCTCACTGTCACCCGTGAGGACATCTgcaccctgcagcccctgggctggcTCAACGACAGG ATCATGAATTTCTACATGGGTCTTCTGGTGGAAAGAAGCAAGAAGGAAGGTTATCCAGCAGTCTATGCTTTTAATACCTTCTTCTATTCCAAGCTAAGCTCTACAAGCCACAAGGGAGTAAAGAAATGGACCAAAGGTGTGGATATCTTTGAGCACGATGTCATCTTGGTGCCTATTCACCTCAGAATTCACTGGACACTGCTG GTCGTAGACCTCCGAGAGAAAACCATCAAATACTTTGACTCCTTGGGACAGAAAGGAGACCACATTTGTAAAACTGTCTT aaaatacctggaagaggaaagcagggaaaaaagaaacattgaATTGACTGCTTCTGAGTGGACTCTTCACAGCATGGGCACAGAG GAAATCCCTCaacaaaataatggaaatgaCTGTGGAGTTTTTGTTTGCAAATTTGCCGATTTCATCTCCAGAGACAAGCCCATCATCTTCACCCCG gAACACATGCCTTATTTCCGCAGGAAGATGGTGTGGGAAATAAtccatcagcagctgctgggagacaTGCACTGTTAG
- the SENP2 gene encoding sentrin-specific protease 2 isoform X1 has protein sequence MYQWLLAVLRALRDAARQAPAPALALSADPRPEPRPEPPPRKKPPPSVLSPVEGPEEIPAKRPKTECVSGATKEPEDSVAAKLPPKATRRSQETEERDDFSFSESEDEVVYISSDSLFVASGEDEDTTEPDKMPCDTNPCLTEETPSSLCKRVPYLSLSRDNHIRAAPESPVTPRPPIKEPGPNSPGVSGTRRPLCAAEEDVQQAENKKYKELLSLFKEKYSGRLTSPRSARLNKVQTKEPGMTGSPLKEQKPRGASPPVPERTSVKHGDAFSPQLPQRGVMISYYTPPEDSRGQGKREKRAASVGQRDAEVPQRKLFQFHVTPVLSKDLFFVDSEPLPCPEKPGDDLAPLTEAMESEISAAFDSGEPEDILSRAFKLTVTREDICTLQPLGWLNDRIMNFYMGLLVERSKKEGYPAVYAFNTFFYSKLSSTSHKGVKKWTKGVDIFEHDVILVPIHLRIHWTLLVVDLREKTIKYFDSLGQKGDHICKTVLKYLEEESREKRNIELTASEWTLHSMGTEEIPQQNNGNDCGVFVCKFADFISRDKPIIFTPEHMPYFRRKMVWEIIHQQLLGDMHC, from the exons ATGTACCAATGGCTGCTCGCGGTCCTCCGCGCCCTCCGCGACGCCGCCCGCcaggccccggccccggccctcGCCCTCAGCGCGGACCCGCGCCCGGAGCCgcgcccggagccgccgccccgAAAGAAACCGCCCCCCAG TGTTCTGTCACCTGTGGAAGGTCCTGAGGAGATCCCTGCAAAAAGGCCGAAAACAG AATGTGTCTCTGGGGCTACCAAGGAGCCTGAAGATTCTGTGGCTGCCAAGTTGCCACCTAAGGCAACAAGAAGAAGCCAGGAGACTGAAGAGAGAGATGACTTCTCCTTCTCTGAGTCTGAAGATGAG gTTGTGTACATTTCTTCTGACTCTTTATTTGTAGCATCTGGAGAGGATGAGGACACGACAGAACCTG ACAAAATGCCTTGTGACACCAACCCGTGCTTGACTGAGGAAACACCATCCTCTCTTTGCAAAAGAGTTCCATATCTGAG CCTGAGCAGGGATAACCACATCCGAGCTGCTCCGGAGAGCCCTGTCACACCCAGGCCCCCCATTAAGGAGCCAGGTCCCAACTCTCCAGGAGTCAGTGGCACCAGGAGGCCTTTGTGTGCTGCTGAAGAG GATGTTcagcaagcagaaaataagaaatacaaaGAGCTCTTGAGTCtgttcaaggaaaaatattctggaagACTTACTTCTCCACGGTCAGCAAGACTCAACAA AGTACAAACCAAGGAACCAGGGATGACTGGGAGTCCcctgaaagaacaaaaacccAGAGGTGCCTCTCCACCTGTGCCAGAAAGGACCA gTGTCAAACATGGGGATGCTTTCAGCCCCCAGCTGCCTCAGAGAGGTGTCATGATCAG CTACTACACACCACCAGAAGACTCTCGTGGACAGGGAAAACGAGAGAAACGAGCTGCTTCAGTG GGCCAGCGTGACGCCGAAGTCCCCCAGAGAAAGTTATTCCAGTTCCATGTGACACCTGTCCTGTCCAAAGACCTCTTTTTTGTGGACAGTGAGCCACTGCCATGCCCAGAAAAGCCAGGAGATGATCTGGCTCCACTGACAGAG GCCATGGAGAGTGAGATCTCTGCTGCCTTTGACAGTGGTGAGCCCGAGGACATCCTGAGCAGGGCCTTCAAGCTCACTGTCACCCGTGAGGACATCTgcaccctgcagcccctgggctggcTCAACGACAGG ATCATGAATTTCTACATGGGTCTTCTGGTGGAAAGAAGCAAGAAGGAAGGTTATCCAGCAGTCTATGCTTTTAATACCTTCTTCTATTCCAAGCTAAGCTCTACAAGCCACAAGGGAGTAAAGAAATGGACCAAAGGTGTGGATATCTTTGAGCACGATGTCATCTTGGTGCCTATTCACCTCAGAATTCACTGGACACTGCTG GTCGTAGACCTCCGAGAGAAAACCATCAAATACTTTGACTCCTTGGGACAGAAAGGAGACCACATTTGTAAAACTGTCTT aaaatacctggaagaggaaagcagggaaaaaagaaacattgaATTGACTGCTTCTGAGTGGACTCTTCACAGCATGGGCACAGAG GAAATCCCTCaacaaaataatggaaatgaCTGTGGAGTTTTTGTTTGCAAATTTGCCGATTTCATCTCCAGAGACAAGCCCATCATCTTCACCCCG gAACACATGCCTTATTTCCGCAGGAAGATGGTGTGGGAAATAAtccatcagcagctgctgggagacaTGCACTGTTAG